The following are encoded in a window of Prevotella melaninogenica genomic DNA:
- a CDS encoding Dps family protein, producing MKKLEVLGLNEKKVENIVNELSVLLADFQVFYSNLRNFHWNVKGHGFFVLHSKYEELYNDAAEKVDEVAERILQLGSTPESRFSVYLQTSEIKEADVVSCSKEALDLLLDYYKTLIARERRIIDLATEAHDDTTVSLMNDFLVGQEKTVWMLVAVSSQSCAE from the coding sequence ATGAAAAAATTAGAAGTATTAGGATTAAACGAAAAGAAAGTAGAGAACATAGTAAATGAACTTTCAGTTTTGCTGGCAGATTTTCAGGTATTCTACAGCAACCTCCGTAATTTCCACTGGAACGTAAAGGGACATGGTTTCTTTGTATTGCATAGCAAGTATGAGGAACTTTACAACGATGCAGCAGAGAAGGTTGATGAGGTAGCAGAGCGTATCCTTCAGTTGGGCAGTACACCAGAGAGCCGTTTCAGTGTATATCTGCAAACATCTGAAATCAAAGAGGCTGACGTTGTTAGTTGCAGCAAAGAAGCTCTCGACTTGCTTCTCGATTACTACAAGACACTGATTGCTCGTGAGCGTAGAATCATTGACCTTGCTACTGAGGCACACGATGACACAACAGTTTCATTGATGAATGACTTCCTCGTTGGTCAGGAAAAGACTGTTTGGATGCTCGTTGCTGTTAGCTCGCAGAGTTGCGCTGAATAA
- the guaB gene encoding IMP dehydrogenase, with amino-acid sequence MSSFVADKITMDGLTYDDVLLIPAYSEVLPKEVVLKTKFSRNIDLNVPFVTAAMDTVTESSMAIAIAREGGIGVIHKNMSIEDQARQVAIVKRAENGMIYDPVTIRKGRTVKDALEMMADYHIGGIPVVDEENHLVGIVTNRDLRFERHLDKLIDDVMTKENLVTTHQQTDLTAAAHILQENKIEKLPVVDRENRLVGLITYKDITKAKDKPMACKDEKGRLRVAAGVGVTADTMERAQALVAAGVDAIVIDTAHGHSAGVIGKLHDVKAAFPNLDVVVGNIATGEAAKFLVDNGADAVKVGIGPGSICTTRVVAGVGVPQLSAIYDVCKALEGTGVPLIADGGLRYSGDVVKALAAGGSSVMVGSLVAGTEESPGDTIIFNGRKFKSYRGMGSLEAMEQKNGSRDRYFQNDVGDVKKLVPEGIAGRVPYKGTVQEVIYQLVGGLRSGMGYCGAASIKDLHNAKFTRITNAGVLESHPHDISITSEAPNYSRPE; translated from the coding sequence ATGTCATCATTTGTTGCAGACAAAATCACGATGGACGGCTTAACCTACGATGACGTCCTTTTAATTCCGGCTTATTCAGAAGTACTGCCTAAAGAGGTGGTCTTGAAAACCAAGTTTTCACGTAACATTGATCTTAATGTACCTTTCGTTACAGCAGCTATGGACACCGTTACGGAGAGTTCTATGGCGATTGCGATTGCGCGTGAAGGTGGTATCGGTGTTATTCATAAGAATATGAGCATCGAAGACCAGGCACGTCAGGTGGCTATTGTGAAGCGAGCTGAAAATGGTATGATTTATGATCCAGTTACTATCCGTAAGGGTCGTACAGTGAAAGATGCGCTTGAGATGATGGCAGACTACCATATCGGTGGTATTCCTGTAGTAGATGAGGAGAATCATCTCGTGGGTATTGTTACCAATCGTGACCTTCGTTTCGAACGTCATTTGGATAAGCTCATTGATGATGTGATGACTAAGGAGAATCTTGTTACAACTCATCAGCAAACTGATCTTACTGCAGCTGCGCATATTTTGCAAGAGAATAAGATTGAGAAATTACCAGTAGTCGACCGTGAGAATCGTCTCGTTGGTTTGATTACTTATAAAGATATTACCAAAGCCAAGGATAAGCCTATGGCATGTAAGGATGAGAAGGGTCGTCTTCGTGTTGCTGCTGGTGTTGGTGTGACTGCTGATACGATGGAGCGCGCACAGGCACTTGTTGCTGCTGGTGTTGATGCTATCGTTATTGACACTGCTCACGGACACTCTGCCGGTGTGATTGGCAAGCTGCATGATGTGAAGGCTGCCTTCCCTAACCTTGATGTTGTTGTGGGTAACATTGCAACTGGTGAGGCTGCTAAGTTCTTGGTCGACAATGGTGCTGATGCAGTTAAGGTAGGTATCGGTCCTGGTTCTATCTGTACAACACGTGTTGTTGCAGGTGTTGGTGTGCCACAGCTGAGTGCTATTTATGATGTTTGCAAGGCATTGGAAGGTACTGGTGTGCCATTGATTGCTGATGGTGGTTTACGTTACTCAGGCGATGTTGTTAAGGCATTGGCAGCAGGTGGTAGCAGCGTGATGGTAGGTTCATTGGTTGCTGGTACAGAAGAGTCACCTGGTGATACAATTATCTTCAACGGACGTAAGTTCAAGAGCTATCGTGGTATGGGCTCATTGGAGGCTATGGAGCAGAAGAATGGTTCACGTGACCGTTACTTCCAGAATGATGTAGGCGATGTTAAGAAGCTCGTCCCAGAGGGTATTGCTGGTCGTGTTCCTTACAAGGGAACTGTTCAGGAAGTTATCTATCAGCTTGTCGGTGGTCTTCGCTCAGGTATGGGATATTGTGGTGCGGCTTCTATCAAAGACTTGCATAATGCTAAGTTTACCCGCATCACCAATGCTGGTGTATTGGAGAGTCATCCACATGATATTTCAATTACCAGTGAGGCACCAAACTATTCGCGTCCAGAATAA
- a CDS encoding peptidylprolyl isomerase, with product MKFKVILSALLLSTTMAYGQTDPTIMTINGQPVSRSEFEYSYNKNNADGVIDKKSVDEYVDLFINYKLKVQAALDAQLDTLSSFKKEFLSYRNQQVRPTFITDADVEAEGHKLYREAQQQVEANGGMWNCAHILIGLYQNADKEAAEAAKQLADSLYNALRGGADFAELAKKYSTDVNSAMNGGQLLHLQKGQTVPEFEKALFALKPGEISAPVLSPFGYHIIKMGGRESFPTYETLRPDIMQYIEMQGLREQIIDQKLDSIVESEGKTVTQNQLLDRKLASLEEKDASMKNLIREYHDGLLMIEMSNREVWDKAAKDEKALEAYFRKHKKQYKWTEPRFKGIAYHVKTKEDVEAVKVCVRNVPFNQWAEKLRDKFNADNTIRIRVEKGIFRKGDNALVDRDVFGAKTTVKPVNGYPIDAVFGKKIKAPEGMEDVRDLVVSNYQEELEKAWVEALRKKYKVVVDKKVLSTVNKH from the coding sequence ATGAAATTCAAAGTAATTCTGTCAGCCCTCTTGCTTTCAACGACAATGGCATATGGGCAGACTGACCCAACGATAATGACTATTAACGGACAGCCGGTGAGCCGTTCGGAATTTGAGTATTCGTATAATAAGAATAACGCTGATGGTGTGATTGATAAGAAGAGTGTGGATGAGTATGTCGACCTCTTTATCAATTACAAACTAAAGGTACAGGCTGCACTCGATGCGCAGCTTGATACGCTCAGCTCTTTTAAAAAGGAGTTCCTCAGCTATCGTAACCAGCAGGTACGCCCAACTTTCATCACAGATGCTGATGTTGAGGCGGAAGGACATAAACTTTATCGTGAAGCTCAGCAGCAGGTAGAGGCTAATGGAGGTATGTGGAACTGCGCACATATCCTCATCGGTTTGTATCAGAATGCTGATAAGGAAGCTGCAGAAGCAGCAAAGCAGTTGGCAGACTCTCTCTATAACGCTCTTCGTGGTGGTGCAGATTTTGCTGAACTGGCTAAGAAATATTCCACAGATGTTAACTCTGCCATGAACGGTGGGCAGTTGTTACATCTTCAGAAAGGACAGACAGTACCTGAGTTTGAGAAGGCTCTGTTTGCTTTGAAGCCAGGTGAGATAAGTGCTCCTGTACTTTCTCCTTTTGGTTATCATATCATTAAGATGGGTGGTCGTGAGAGTTTCCCAACTTATGAAACACTTCGTCCAGATATCATGCAGTATATCGAGATGCAAGGTTTGCGTGAGCAGATTATTGATCAGAAACTCGATTCTATTGTAGAGAGTGAGGGCAAGACGGTCACACAGAATCAACTGCTCGACAGAAAACTTGCTTCTTTGGAGGAGAAAGATGCAAGCATGAAAAATCTTATCCGTGAGTATCATGATGGTTTACTGATGATTGAAATGAGTAACCGTGAGGTTTGGGATAAGGCTGCTAAGGATGAAAAGGCACTTGAAGCCTATTTCCGTAAGCATAAAAAACAATATAAGTGGACTGAACCACGTTTTAAGGGTATTGCCTATCACGTGAAAACAAAGGAAGATGTTGAGGCTGTGAAGGTATGTGTGAGGAATGTACCTTTCAATCAGTGGGCAGAGAAACTGCGTGATAAGTTCAATGCTGACAATACTATCCGTATTCGTGTGGAGAAAGGTATCTTCCGAAAGGGGGATAATGCGCTGGTAGACCGTGATGTTTTCGGTGCGAAGACGACTGTGAAACCAGTTAATGGATATCCTATTGATGCCGTGTTCGGTAAGAAGATAAAGGCTCCAGAGGGTATGGAAGATGTACGCGACCTTGTTGTTTCCAACTATCAGGAGGAACTTGAGAAGGCATGGGTAGAAGCATTGCGCAAAAAGTATAAAGTAGTTGTTGATAAGAAGGTTCTTTCAACAGTCAATAAGCATTAA
- a CDS encoding peptidylprolyl isomerase, with the protein MKINKGKTIVLLAGTVLTAMGLHAGAFRASGPVALSDSVKTETAAVDKPNSVVDEVIWVVGDEPILKSEVEIMRLQSEAEGTKWDGDPECILPEQIAVQKLFLHQAALDSVEVSESEIARGIDDQINYWISLPQIGSKEKLEAFQNKSMTQIRQDLHDDYKNRLLVQKVQQNLVNDVAVSPAEVREYFKKLPVDSIPMIPTTVEVEILTQTPKIETEEINRIKNQLRDYTDRVTKGETSFATLARLYSEDPGSARQGGELGYMGRGVLDPAFAAAAFNLTDPKKISKVVESEFGYHIIQLIDRRGDKVNVRHILLKPNVSIASIDAAKERLDSIGKDIKSGKFTFEDATAYLSDDKDTKNNHGLMVNSVENSRTSRFKMKELPTEVARVVDTMKVGEVSMPFQMVNARGKVVCAIVKLKARIPEHRATITEDFQTMRDIVTAKRRKEVLHDWVVKKVKETYVRINPRYRSCNFQYEGWLK; encoded by the coding sequence ATGAAAATAAATAAAGGAAAGACAATAGTCCTGCTTGCAGGAACAGTTCTTACAGCAATGGGTTTGCATGCAGGTGCATTTCGTGCAAGCGGTCCTGTTGCTCTGTCAGACTCTGTAAAGACTGAGACTGCTGCCGTAGATAAGCCAAACAGTGTTGTTGATGAGGTTATTTGGGTAGTTGGTGATGAACCTATCTTGAAGTCTGAAGTTGAGATAATGAGACTGCAAAGCGAGGCTGAAGGTACGAAATGGGATGGCGACCCTGAGTGTATTCTACCTGAACAGATAGCTGTTCAAAAGCTTTTCCTCCATCAGGCAGCCCTCGATAGTGTTGAGGTGAGCGAGTCAGAGATTGCACGTGGTATAGATGATCAGATTAATTACTGGATTTCTCTTCCACAGATTGGCTCAAAGGAGAAGCTCGAAGCGTTCCAGAATAAGAGTATGACACAGATCCGCCAAGACCTGCATGACGATTATAAGAACCGTTTACTTGTACAGAAGGTACAGCAGAATCTGGTTAATGACGTGGCTGTTTCCCCTGCTGAGGTACGCGAATACTTTAAGAAGTTGCCAGTGGATAGTATTCCAATGATTCCAACAACGGTTGAAGTAGAGATACTTACGCAGACTCCAAAGATTGAAACAGAGGAGATAAATCGTATTAAAAACCAACTGCGTGACTATACTGACCGTGTGACGAAGGGCGAGACTTCTTTTGCTACATTGGCACGTCTTTACTCAGAAGACCCAGGTTCTGCTCGTCAAGGTGGCGAGTTAGGTTATATGGGACGTGGTGTACTCGACCCTGCATTTGCTGCTGCAGCCTTTAATCTTACTGACCCAAAGAAGATTTCAAAGGTTGTTGAGAGTGAGTTTGGCTACCACATTATCCAACTTATTGACCGTCGTGGTGATAAGGTTAATGTCCGTCATATCCTCTTGAAGCCAAATGTTTCAATAGCTTCTATCGATGCAGCTAAGGAGCGTTTGGATTCTATTGGTAAGGATATCAAGAGTGGTAAGTTTACATTCGAGGATGCAACGGCTTATCTTTCAGATGATAAAGATACGAAGAACAATCATGGATTGATGGTTAACTCTGTAGAGAACAGTCGTACTTCACGCTTTAAGATGAAGGAACTGCCAACAGAGGTGGCTCGTGTCGTTGATACAATGAAGGTTGGCGAGGTCTCAATGCCATTCCAAATGGTTAATGCTCGTGGTAAGGTTGTTTGTGCTATAGTGAAGTTGAAAGCACGTATCCCTGAACACCGAGCAACGATAACAGAAGACTTCCAGACGATGCGCGATATTGTTACAGCTAAGCGCAGAAAGGAAGTACTGCATGATTGGGTTGTAAAGAAGGTAAAGGAGACCTATGTGAGGATTAATCCTCGTTATAGAAGTTGTAATTTCCAATACGAAGGTTGGCTTAAATGA
- a CDS encoding OstA-like protein, which yields MILCLFGLWQSQSLRAQNTTEKKGDKFYIDHADNLRHNQLEMPDVMIAKGDVRFRYKGMTLKCDSAYFNEKSNWFKAFSRVHITRPGGVNLDCQRLHYDGFGQMVHARGKVVVREPGRSLRCDSLDYNTASKVANYFGGRGTLVYNGNTVVADQGDYNTETHDANFFGNVVMFTPKYRITTPEAHGNTETGLVHVIGKSVIKTAKGEVVHTNDGTYNSKTDQMELNGRSTITSPKQDVEGDNIVYNSSTGEAEGHGNVKIVDKANNRTIIGQDVFYNEKTGHSNARGNVKIDDRKAQRVITGDEVTYNAKTGYSAGRGNVKIVDKLKQRTITGRDLTYNSNTHEGTGEGNVYYIDYKGKHAFYGDYLHYTDSAAIAFGGNPGPVAKDFSQGDTLFVHADTISMKGFHMNTPQMYREIYGVNNVRAYRTDVQAVCGFMVANTKDSCLTMYDYPIVWSGTRQLVGDSIKAYMNDSTIRQAFVYGNAFSIEKLPEPKYYNQISSNDMRADFVNGAVRRVDAWGNVEVVFYHTDKDSTLIGHNYTETDTLRMFISPVRKLQKIWMSKSNGVISPMTQIPPDKLTLPRFELFDEARPKDKNDIFRLAPRKTSATVRNSRVSLPPRQQIE from the coding sequence ATGATTCTATGCCTGTTTGGGCTATGGCAATCCCAGTCGCTCCGAGCACAGAATACAACGGAGAAGAAAGGAGATAAGTTCTATATTGACCATGCCGACAATCTGCGTCATAACCAGTTGGAAATGCCTGATGTGATGATTGCTAAAGGCGATGTTCGTTTCCGATATAAGGGTATGACACTTAAGTGCGATAGTGCTTATTTCAATGAGAAGTCTAATTGGTTCAAAGCTTTCAGCCGTGTACATATCACTCGCCCTGGCGGAGTGAACCTTGACTGCCAACGCTTACATTATGATGGCTTTGGACAAATGGTTCATGCACGCGGTAAGGTGGTAGTAAGAGAACCTGGTCGCTCTCTCCGTTGTGATAGCTTGGACTATAACACAGCCTCTAAGGTGGCTAACTACTTCGGAGGACGTGGTACATTGGTTTACAATGGTAACACGGTGGTTGCCGATCAGGGTGATTACAATACGGAAACGCATGATGCCAACTTCTTTGGTAACGTTGTGATGTTTACGCCGAAGTATCGCATTACAACACCAGAGGCGCATGGTAATACTGAAACGGGTCTTGTTCATGTTATTGGTAAGTCGGTTATCAAGACTGCCAAGGGCGAAGTTGTACATACCAATGATGGTACTTATAATAGCAAGACCGACCAGATGGAGCTTAATGGACGCTCTACTATCACTTCCCCAAAGCAGGATGTTGAAGGCGATAATATTGTCTATAACAGTTCAACAGGAGAAGCAGAAGGTCATGGTAATGTGAAGATAGTCGACAAGGCAAACAACCGCACTATCATCGGTCAGGATGTGTTCTATAACGAGAAGACTGGTCATAGTAACGCACGTGGTAATGTTAAGATAGATGACCGTAAGGCACAGCGTGTTATTACAGGTGATGAAGTGACTTACAATGCCAAGACTGGTTATAGTGCAGGACGTGGAAATGTGAAGATTGTCGACAAGTTAAAGCAGCGCACCATTACTGGTCGTGACCTTACCTACAATAGTAATACACATGAGGGAACTGGTGAAGGAAACGTTTATTACATCGACTACAAGGGTAAGCACGCTTTCTATGGCGACTACCTACATTATACTGATTCCGCAGCGATAGCCTTTGGTGGTAATCCTGGACCTGTTGCAAAAGACTTCTCACAAGGTGACACGCTCTTTGTTCATGCTGATACTATTAGTATGAAGGGATTTCATATGAATACTCCACAGATGTATCGTGAGATATATGGTGTGAATAATGTTCGTGCCTATCGTACGGACGTGCAAGCGGTATGTGGTTTTATGGTAGCTAACACCAAGGATTCTTGTCTAACAATGTATGATTATCCAATCGTGTGGAGTGGTACACGTCAGTTGGTGGGCGATTCTATTAAGGCATATATGAACGACTCAACCATCCGTCAGGCGTTTGTGTATGGCAATGCTTTCTCTATTGAAAAGCTTCCTGAACCCAAATACTACAACCAGATATCCTCTAATGACATGCGTGCTGACTTTGTCAATGGTGCTGTTCGTCGTGTTGATGCGTGGGGAAATGTGGAAGTAGTCTTCTATCATACCGATAAGGATAGTACGCTTATTGGGCATAATTATACAGAAACAGATACGCTTCGGATGTTTATCTCACCTGTTCGAAAGCTACAGAAGATATGGATGTCAAAGTCGAATGGCGTTATTAGTCCGATGACACAGATACCACCAGACAAGTTGACACTGCCTCGCTTTGAACTTTTCGATGAGGCACGACCTAAGGATAAGAACGATATCTTCCGACTTGCACCACGTAAGACGAGTGCAACCGTACGTAATTCGCGAGTGTCTTTACCACCTCGTCAGCAAATAGAATGA
- a CDS encoding ubiquitin carboxyl-hydrolase, which yields MLFFQSSRPRRFHHEYMYVDERKELLNDIEQRARHELNGEEVPEGKYREELQRKISGSLKPEVLRHRGNRFTAMWVSLILSAGVIALLTLFLFIAL from the coding sequence ATGCTATTCTTCCAATCATCACGCCCCCGTCGTTTCCATCATGAATATATGTATGTGGACGAACGTAAGGAACTGCTCAATGATATAGAGCAGCGTGCTCGGCATGAGTTGAATGGTGAAGAGGTGCCTGAGGGTAAGTATCGGGAGGAACTACAGCGCAAAATCAGTGGTTCGCTGAAGCCTGAAGTGTTGCGCCATAGAGGTAATCGTTTTACGGCAATGTGGGTGTCGTTGATTCTTTCTGCAGGTGTCATTGCTCTTCTTACCTTATTTTTATTCATTGCTTTATAG
- the mutL gene encoding DNA mismatch repair endonuclease MutL yields MSDIIQLLPDSVANQIAAGEVIQRPASVIKELVENAIDAGATHIDVLVVDAGRTSIQVIDDGKGMSETDARLSFERHATSKIRKADDLFSLRTMGFRGEALASIAAVAQIELKTRMESEDLGTHLSIAGSRFMGQEPCSCPVGSNFLVENLFFNVPARRKFLKSNTTELNNIITAFERIVLVYPQISFTLHSNGTELFSLRACSYRQRIVEVFGKRLNQDLLPIDVDTSLCHIHGFVGKPESARKKAPHQYFFVNDRYMKHPYFHKAVITAFNRLIPQGEQVPYFLYFDVPAENIDVNIHPTKTEIKFENEQAIWQILLAAVKEAVGRFNDIPAIDFDTEGKPDIPVFNPNIGMSAPKVDFNPAYNPFKQTSQPAKSSVPDGWEELYADLGTGGEIRQSKLFEQREDEMISSSLSSVSDTIEEGTIIPSAATQSAAESLIEDKAPSHYQYKGCYIMTAVKSGLMIIDQHRAHIRILYEEYLRQLSEHKVHSQKVLFPEMVQFSVSDQVVLDQILPEMAEMGFQLDSLGGGSYAVNGVPAGIEGLNVVALINDMVASAMESGTSAKEEIDQALALSLARNAAIPQGQVLSSMEMDNIVNELFACSNVNYTPSGELVIAIMKQPDIEHLFDS; encoded by the coding sequence ATGAGTGATATCATACAACTTTTACCAGATAGTGTAGCCAACCAGATTGCAGCTGGTGAGGTTATCCAGCGTCCAGCTTCGGTTATTAAGGAGTTGGTGGAGAATGCCATTGATGCTGGAGCAACGCATATTGATGTGTTGGTGGTAGATGCTGGCCGCACTTCTATTCAGGTAATCGATGATGGAAAGGGTATGTCAGAGACGGATGCACGCCTTTCTTTTGAGCGTCATGCCACTTCTAAGATTCGTAAGGCTGATGACCTCTTCTCTCTTCGTACGATGGGTTTCCGTGGAGAGGCATTGGCTTCTATTGCTGCGGTGGCTCAGATAGAGTTAAAGACTCGTATGGAGAGCGAGGATTTGGGTACACACCTGTCTATTGCTGGCAGTCGTTTTATGGGTCAGGAGCCTTGCTCTTGTCCTGTGGGAAGTAATTTCTTGGTAGAGAATCTCTTCTTCAACGTACCTGCTCGACGTAAGTTTTTGAAGTCGAATACTACCGAACTCAATAATATCATTACAGCTTTTGAGCGCATCGTATTGGTTTATCCACAGATATCCTTCACGCTGCACAGCAATGGTACAGAACTTTTTAGTCTGCGTGCTTGTAGCTATCGTCAGCGCATTGTGGAGGTTTTTGGTAAGCGTCTCAATCAGGATCTTCTGCCGATAGATGTTGATACGAGCCTTTGTCATATCCATGGCTTTGTTGGTAAGCCAGAGTCTGCACGTAAGAAAGCACCTCATCAGTATTTCTTCGTCAACGACCGCTATATGAAACATCCTTATTTTCATAAGGCAGTCATCACGGCTTTCAACCGACTTATCCCACAAGGAGAGCAGGTTCCTTACTTTCTTTATTTCGATGTACCAGCAGAGAATATCGATGTGAATATTCATCCGACAAAGACTGAGATAAAGTTTGAGAACGAACAGGCTATTTGGCAGATTCTACTTGCAGCTGTAAAGGAGGCTGTAGGACGCTTTAATGATATTCCTGCTATTGACTTTGATACGGAGGGGAAACCTGATATTCCTGTGTTCAATCCTAATATAGGAATGTCTGCACCAAAGGTAGACTTCAATCCTGCTTATAACCCTTTCAAGCAGACATCTCAACCTGCTAAGTCTTCAGTTCCAGATGGATGGGAAGAACTCTATGCTGACTTGGGTACTGGTGGTGAAATTCGTCAGTCAAAACTTTTTGAACAGCGTGAGGATGAGATGATAAGCAGTAGCTTGAGTTCTGTAAGCGATACCATTGAGGAAGGGACTATCATCCCTTCTGCAGCTACACAGTCCGCAGCAGAGTCGTTGATAGAAGACAAGGCACCCTCTCATTATCAGTATAAGGGCTGTTATATCATGACAGCTGTGAAGTCGGGACTTATGATTATTGACCAGCATCGCGCACATATTCGTATTCTCTATGAGGAGTATTTGCGCCAGCTGTCTGAACATAAAGTACATTCCCAGAAAGTACTCTTCCCTGAGATGGTCCAATTCTCCGTCTCCGACCAAGTTGTTCTCGACCAGATCCTGCCTGAAATGGCAGAGATGGGCTTCCAACTCGATAGCCTTGGTGGTGGTAGTTATGCTGTTAACGGTGTTCCTGCAGGTATAGAAGGACTGAATGTCGTTGCGCTTATCAATGACATGGTAGCTTCGGCAATGGAGAGCGGAACGAGTGCGAAGGAAGAAATCGATCAAGCACTGGCATTGAGTCTTGCACGTAATGCAGCCATACCACAAGGTCAGGTGCTGAGTAGTATGGAAATGGATAATATTGTCAACGAACTCTTTGCTTGTAGTAATGTCAACTATACGCCTTCTGGTGAACTGGTAATTGCGATTATGAAGCAGCCAGATATTGAACATCTTTTCGATAGTTGA
- a CDS encoding HU family DNA-binding protein: MKIKMVQRKNPQKKSEVKYYASPVNAGKKNLRDIAHDIAGRSSLTHGDIENVLSNFMDCLPHYLRDGFSVQLGEFGTMRLTLSSEGAATVKAFKTETIKPRVTFTPGVELKAALRENSYETVKEENSSSKPSHKDKGSGENPGPVPED, encoded by the coding sequence ATGAAAATCAAAATGGTTCAGCGGAAAAATCCGCAAAAGAAATCGGAAGTGAAGTATTATGCTAGTCCTGTCAATGCTGGTAAGAAGAATTTGCGAGATATTGCGCACGACATTGCGGGGCGTTCTTCACTCACACATGGTGACATCGAAAACGTGCTGTCAAACTTTATGGATTGTCTGCCTCATTACCTCCGCGATGGTTTTAGTGTGCAGTTGGGCGAGTTCGGCACGATGCGCTTGACACTTTCAAGCGAGGGGGCTGCGACAGTAAAGGCTTTTAAGACCGAAACGATCAAACCACGCGTAACGTTTACACCGGGCGTGGAACTAAAAGCCGCTTTGCGCGAAAACTCGTATGAGACGGTGAAGGAGGAAAACTCCAGTTCAAAACCTTCTCATAAAGACAAGGGAAGTGGAGAGAATCCTGGACCTGTGCCAGAGGACTAA
- a CDS encoding OmpA family protein, whose translation MKKLLIVLALAGVSMTSFAQDEVLTEKHSVATNSFWSNWFVQLGADWNAWYSNQEHGRDAAISPLKDFRSKPGAAFAIGKWFTPGIGLRTKIQGIWGKRVGAGSNPASQLDNSNKYWIAQEQVMFNLSNLLCGYNENRVWNLIPFAGAGVGRSMSANRYAMGLSAGLQSSWKVSKGMRVYLEAGWNRYEGDLDGAAYANNERRGWESHDNNLYAEIGLNFNIGKGTWKKSPDMEAINTQHQAALDALNARLQDAEEENARLRNELANQKPVETVSESVKQLVTTPVSVFFDINKATIASQKDLVNVQALAKYAKDNNNNLLVTGYADSATGSADYNQKLSERRATVVASELVKMGIENNKITTVGKGGVETLSPISFNRRATVQITE comes from the coding sequence ATGAAAAAGTTATTGATAGTTTTGGCATTAGCTGGTGTGTCTATGACCAGTTTTGCCCAAGATGAAGTTCTCACTGAGAAGCATAGTGTTGCTACCAACTCGTTTTGGAGCAACTGGTTCGTACAACTTGGTGCAGACTGGAACGCATGGTATTCTAACCAAGAGCATGGTCGTGATGCAGCAATCAGTCCTTTGAAGGACTTCCGTTCAAAGCCGGGTGCAGCTTTTGCTATTGGTAAGTGGTTCACACCTGGTATCGGTCTTCGTACTAAGATACAGGGTATCTGGGGTAAGCGTGTCGGTGCTGGCAGCAATCCTGCTTCTCAGCTCGATAACAGCAACAAGTATTGGATTGCACAGGAGCAGGTGATGTTCAATTTGAGCAACCTCCTTTGCGGTTACAATGAAAACCGTGTTTGGAATCTGATTCCTTTTGCTGGTGCTGGTGTTGGACGTTCGATGTCAGCTAATCGTTATGCAATGGGACTGAGCGCAGGTCTTCAATCTTCTTGGAAGGTGAGCAAAGGAATGCGTGTCTATCTTGAAGCTGGTTGGAACCGTTATGAAGGCGACCTTGATGGTGCTGCATACGCTAACAATGAGCGTCGTGGATGGGAGTCACACGATAATAATCTTTATGCAGAAATTGGTTTGAACTTCAATATTGGTAAGGGTACTTGGAAGAAGAGTCCAGATATGGAAGCAATCAATACACAGCATCAGGCGGCTCTCGATGCACTGAATGCACGCCTTCAGGATGCAGAGGAAGAGAATGCACGTCTTCGTAATGAATTGGCAAATCAGAAGCCAGTTGAGACTGTGTCAGAGTCTGTGAAGCAATTAGTGACAACCCCTGTTTCAGTCTTCTTCGACATCAATAAGGCTACAATTGCTTCTCAGAAGGACCTTGTTAACGTACAGGCACTTGCGAAGTATGCTAAGGACAATAATAACAACCTTCTTGTGACAGGTTATGCTGACAGCGCAACGGGTTCTGCTGATTACAACCAAAAACTGTCTGAGCGTCGTGCAACAGTAGTTGCCAGCGAACTTGTTAAGATGGGTATTGAGAATAATAAGATTACGACTGTTGGTAAGGGTGGAGTAGAGACCTTGTCTCCAATCTCTTTCAACCGTCGTGCAACGGTTCAGATTACGGAATAA